ATGCGCTTCCCTGGCGCGCGCTTGCCGGCGCCGATCGTCCCGATGTCGCTCGGCGCAACGTCCAAGAACGTGGCGAGCCGCTCCGCCCACTGCCTAACAAGCTCGCGCCGGTGGACGAGGACGAGCGTGTTGACTGCGCGCTGCGCGATGAGCGCCGCGGCGACCACGGTCTTGCCGAAGGCGGTGGTCGCAGCGAGCACGCCGTAGTCGTGTGGGCGCAGGGCCTCGAACGCGTCCTGTTGTTCGCGCCGCAGCGTTCCGCGAAACATCGTTGCCAGCGGCGCGCCGGCATCGCGGCGATCCTCGAAATCGATGTCGATGCCATGAGTCCGGAGTAGCTCGGTCGCTTCATTCAGACAGCCGCGGGGCAGGGCAACGTGTTTAGCATGGAAGGCAGCGCACGACAGAATGCGCGGCTTTCCTCGCGTCGAGAGACGCATCGCCTGCGCGCGATAGAACTCCGGATTCTGAAACGCCGCCAACCGGACAAGGCGAGCGACCAGCGGCGCCGGCAGATCACCCCGCTCGATGTACACGTCGTCGGCCAACACCACACTCACTCGCGCTGGAACGGGTTCCGCGATCGCGGGAAGCGTTAGTTGCCGCGACGGCGGCGCACGCCACGGTTCGTCGGCGTTTTCGTCTTCCACGGGCATCCGTACGCGCAGCACCCGGCCGGCGCGCTCGGCGCCCGCGACCAGCGTCGCGATCTCGTTAGGCGTAAGGCGCATCACCGATGAGAGGTACGCCCACTGGTCAGCGTACGGCTCGAGGCGTTCATCCACAAACACCGTCGCGCCGCGGCCGCGCGCCCGGCGCTGCATGGGGAGCGCAATCAGGTTGCCGAACCCGCCGTTCGGCATCGTGTCCTGGCTCGGGAAGAGGCGGTCGTACGACGTGAACGGGATTTCGGGCCGGCTCTCCATGGCTTCCGTTAGGAGCAGGGCGCCGAGCTGCCGCGCTTCGCGCGCCGGGACCGGCGCAGTGAAGAAGATCCAGACGTGGCCGCCGTCGCCCGATCGAGAGCGCTCGAGCGCCGCCGGAACCCGTCGCGCCGCGCACGCCGCGAGGTACGCGAGCGCATCATCGCTCCATTGCGCACCGTCGAAGTCGGCCGCGAGAAACCGGCACGTGTCATCGGGCAAGAGCGGATACACACCGGCCACGAATTCGCGGTCCGAGTCGCGTCCGCGTGCAGTCCCAAGAAGGTGCGCGGCGATGACGCTGTCGGACACCGAA
The Gemmatimonadaceae bacterium DNA segment above includes these coding regions:
- a CDS encoding DEAD/DEAH box helicase family protein, which codes for MSDSVIAAHLLGTARGRDSDREFVAGVYPLLPDDTCRFLAADFDGAQWSDDALAYLAACAARRVPAALERSRSGDGGHVWIFFTAPVPAREARQLGALLLTEAMESRPEIPFTSYDRLFPSQDTMPNGGFGNLIALPMQRRARGRGATVFVDERLEPYADQWAYLSSVMRLTPNEIATLVAGAERAGRVLRVRMPVEDENADEPWRAPPSRQLTLPAIAEPVPARVSVVLADDVYIERGDLPAPLVARLVRLAAFQNPEFYRAQAMRLSTRGKPRILSCAAFHAKHVALPRGCLNEATELLRTHGIDIDFEDRRDAGAPLATMFRGTLRREQQDAFEALRPHDYGVLAATTAFGKTVVAAALIAQRAVNTLVLVHRRELVRQWAERLATFLDVAPSDIGTIGAGKRAPGKRIDVALIQSLVRRGEVSDLIAGYGHLVVDECHHLSAASFELVARRSKARYVLGLSATVARRDGHHPIIFMQCGPVRYRDAPKAQAARRGFAHRVMLRDTAFRLTGGEGDTRLTVPAIYALLGRDDVRNAMIIDDIREAVARGRAPLVLTERREHLESLRDSLAGLAAQLVVLRGGLRPGARRDAERLYRETTSEPRVILATGRYLGEGFDDPRLDTLFLTMPIAWRGALAQYVGRLHRECDGKREVVVYDYVDSCVPVLMRMATRRQAGYRALGYSTA